CCCATCTAACTAGAAACGAGAAAAAGTTAGTGAAATCATGGCACTGAGATGTAGTtatttcttcaatcttctttcCCTGATCCTGTATCTttgttttaaattaaaaattGTTCCCTCTTGTCCAATTTGCTTGCCAGTTCTTGCTTAGTGAAAATCAATTTGACCGATTATTGGGCTAAATTGGACGTAGATCATGTTTATAAAATTCAGATATTAGCGATGATTGCTATCACAGTCGTCTAGAATAAAATGTCGGTCACAACTCTTTTCCATGTGAAGATGATGGAAGAATACATTTAATATGATGCAAAGTTACTTTGTTCGACTCCCGAGAAGCAAAATTTATGACCATTTTAAAACATAGAGATTTGTATTTAAAAATGTTTTCAAACTTAGACTAGCTGATTGCTAACACATAGTCTTCTGCCACTTAACAGTGGATGAATTTTTCCAATATCTTTAAAAGCAAATGATGTATGGTGTCTTTTGGTTCGGGATGCCCTCTATTGTTTTGTGCCACATACCGATGGAGTTTTAGTAACTTACGTGGAGATCAATGCTTCAGTCTTTCCATGTTCGCTGAGTCCTTTTTAGTGGGAAGGACAAGTTCTTTCCCGATAGGGAACACAGCAATTAGTAATATTATGTAGGCTGTGGAAAACATTAGTTAAGCAACATTAGAAGTTATTTTTATTTGCTCTAAAGATCACTGCGCTGGTGTTGGCATACATTATCATCACAAGCACTTCTGCATATGATTATACCATATCCTATTGCAGAATgagaaattatattttttgcaTCTATCTCATCTCATTTAGTGCTCAGTATACAACTGAAATAGGGACCTTTGTTCTTTAGGGCATAGAGATTTGTATTTAAAAATGTTTTCAAACTTAGACTAGCTGATTGCTAACACATAGTCTTCTGCCACTTAACAGTGGATGAATTTTTCCAATATCTTTAAAAGCAAATGATGTGTGGTGTCTTTGGTTCAGGATGCCCTCTATTGTTTTGTGCCACATATCGATGGAGTTTTAGTAACTTGCGTGGAGATCAATGCTTCAGTCTTTCCATGTTTGCTGAATCCTTTTTAGTGGGAAGGACAAGTTCTTTCCCGAGAGGGAACACAACAATTAGTAATATTATGTAGGCTGTGGAAAACATTAGTTAAGCAACATTAGAAGTTATTTTTATTTGCTCTAAAGATCACTGCAGTGGTGTTGGCATACATTATCATCACAAGCACTTCTGCATATGGCTATACCATATCCTATTGCAGAATgagaaattatattttttgcaTCTATCTCTTCTCATTTAGTGCTCAGTATACAACTGAAATAGGGACCTTTGTTCTTTAGGGCATAGAGATTTGTATTTAAAAATGTTTTCAAACTTAGACTAGCTGATTGCTAACACATAGTCTTCTGCCACTTAACAGTGGATGAATTTTTCCAATATCTTTAAAAGCAAATGATGTATGGTGTCTTTTGGTTCGGGATGCCCTCTATTGTTTTGTGCCACATACCGATGGAGTTTTAGTAACTTGCGTGGAGATCAATGCTTCAGTCTTTCCATGTTCGCTGAGTCCTTTTTAGTGGGAAGGACAAGTTCTTTCCCGAGAGGGAACACAGCAATTAGTAATATTATGTAGGCTGTGGAAAACATTAGTTAAGCAACATTAGAAGTTACTTTTATTTGCTCTAAAGATCACTGCAGTGGTGTTGGCATACATTATCATCACAAGCACTTCTGCATATGGCTATACCATATCCTATTGCAGAATGAGAAATTATATGTTTTGCATCTATCTCATCTCATTTAGTGCTCAGTATACAACTGAAATAGGGACCTTTGTTCTTTAGGACATCCTCATTAAAACTCGCCTAGGAATTTTCTGTTGGCCCATGTGATTGGAATAGACTAAATAGAATTGATGTCCTAGTGTAGGTGGTGCTTTCCATTGTGGAGTACCCATTAGATTCAACTTATTCTCAAAATGAGAGTTAATTCAGGGCATGTCTGTGAAATAAAAAAATGATAATTACTCTTTAATCTAACTGTCTTTTGTTTGCCGTTTCTTTTCCACGTTATAAAAATGGAGTTAACTTGCACTGTTAGCAGCTTGTAGCCAATTAGTCAGCATAAAAAGGTACTGCCATCTATAAAATATCAGCTTATTTTCTAATAAATGGTTGTTGAAAATTCTTAGGGTTTTTACTAAGTTTGAGCGTCTCCGACAGTAACTGATTCAAAAGATTGCAGTACCTAATATTAGTGAACTGATCCAAAAGCTTGTGAATACCTTATAGTTGCATGATTCATTTTCTGTTCATGCTTTTCTTTCATTCTAGCCCTTTATGACTTTTTTCCAAAATCACTTTTAGGTATGTTGATCTGAAAGCTTGTATTACGAGACTACCAGAAGAAGGATATGGTGCAAATATTACCACATGGCCTTCACGCCTTCACGATCCACCAGAGAGGCTCCAGAGCATACAACTTGATGCATATATATCTAGAAAAGAGCTTTTCAGGGCAGAGTCAAGATTCTGGAAAGAAATAATTGAAAGTTATGTCCGTGCCTTGCACTGGAAGAACTTCAAACTTAGAAATGTGTTGGATATGCGAGCTGGTTTTGGAGGGTATTTGTTCCATCTCCATTGCTTTCCCCTTTTTGGTTATTCACTTTAATGCATTTGCATAAAACTGTTCTAAAGTTTTAGGTTAGAATGCCTATCAATTGCCTTCTTGTCAGATTTGCTGCAGCATTGGTTGAAAATCAACTGGATTGCTGGGTTCTAAATGTTGTCCCTGTTAGTGGCCGAAATACCTTACCCATCATATATGACCGTGGACTACTTGGAGTCATGCATGACTGGTAAGAACTGCTCATCTTGTACTTAGTCTATATTTTTCGTCCTTATAGGTACAGCGTATCCTTATATTGTAATAATTTCATTGAGCCATGCAATTCTGTCTCTAGTCTCTACACATTCCCAACACCAATATGATTTGAGAGGAAGGGGGAAATGGGGAAAATAAAAAGATGAAAAAGGAAAGGATGCTTGCTGAGTGATTTTGTGGTAGCATCCTCCATCCTATGAGATACAGTATTCTGGCTTATAGTTCATGCAAATCTTTAGGCATTTCTTTGGAAAAAGTTGGTAGGAGGAAATGCATATTTGGATGTTCTGTTTTTGATATGTGATATCTTGAGGCAGAAAGATCTGGCTGGATTACATATAAATAGCTGTGCCATTTTTCAGGTGTGAACCATTTGATACTTACCCAAGAACATATGACTTGTTGCATGCGCATGGTCTCTTCTCCATTGAAAGGAAAAGGTACACTATTAACTTTTTTAAAATTTGCTCCAATATAATATTGTGGTCCGACTCCAAGTTCATGGGGTCTCACTGTAGTGAAGTTGGGCTTTCTTTAGAGTAGCATATGAAGAACATGTTGTCATGACTTTGTTTGATTTTGGCGTTTCAGATGCAACATATCCACAATCATGCTTGAAATGGATCGGTTATTAAGACCTGGTGGACGGATATACATCCGTGATTCTCTTGCTGTTATGGATGAACTTCAGGAAGTTGGAAAAGCCATGGGTTGGCACGTATCTCTGAGGGACACATCTGAGGGTCCTCATGCAAGTTACAGGATTTTGACATGTGACAAACGTCTTTTACGAGCCTGAGTTGATGAGTACTTGAGTTGAAAGGGGAAATCAAACAATGTCTGGTCATGCGCTTTCATTGGAAGAGCAGGAGACAGTATGGAAAGTGTAGGGACTAATTGCTCAACTCCATTAATATATATTGATGTGGATAGACTGTGATTATTCAGAGCTTCATCGTTCTGCAATAAATGGAGCTGAAGGGGATGGCTGCCCTACGTAACGCATGCTGTTTTTAGAACCACGTATCCTATAATGAGGCAGTTCATGTGCAGCTAGCCCACTGTAGTGAAAACATTTTTTGGTTTGCATTCAAAGAAATTTACTCTCCAGTTATCAATTTTATTCATTTACTTTAATTTTTATTATGATAGGCACAGAAGTTACTTGCATCATTGTGTTGATAATGTCACCATCTCTTTCCAGTCATTGCTGTTGCTGCTCGTAATTGTGATGATGAATATGTATCCAGCTCTAAATTCACCTGTAGCAGATGTACTGAAGTTAGATTAATCTCAAGGAGCAAATTATTTTAGCATGTTTGTGTTGACAAATATTATGACCTCTGCTGAAGAGTACACGTTTCTATTTTGTGTTTTCCCTCGTGCAGCAAGATTTCCCGACTGTAGcatgttttaatatttttctagTAAACCACTCTTGCTAGTTTGTTATCAATTCATGAAAAAGGCCACAAATTATTTGGTCATGAGACAACAGCGTGTGTTCTACAAATTGATAAATTCAGGGATTCTGTGGTACTCAGATTAGATTCCGTATGAGAAGTATTGATAAGAAATCGATAGTGTCACTCTTTTAATTTTATAGGTACATCTAATACCCAAGAGAAGACATTGTTGAGGGTAGTGTATTTAACATATTGTGCAACCCGCAAATCTTAAAGTCAGCCCCCCTTCAATGTCGATAATTCAAGCTAAAATAAATTAATCTAGCTGCAAAGCGAACAAGGTACTGTATTAAACTCCGTTGATCTACGGTTCAGTACTTCACGAAATCCCCTGctatactatgtatgattttgaTCTTACTTAAATGATACATTTACTATTTGATCATTGTATAATAGACTACCACCATAATAATTTCAAGCAGGCCAGGGGGAAGGTGGGAAGGGTGTTGGAACGCCTCTAAGAAAATATATCTCAAGCATTGTAGACCAGAATCCTCCATCACTAGTGCTGGAATTATAGCACATAGCAATTTGTATTATCTAAGTGTTTTTTTTTCTGTATCGTTCCAATTATCGGATGTCCCCTCGAAGGGACAATTGTCTTTTTCTCTAAAACTGGCAAAGACTCGTTAATCTCTCTGGACAAAAGCCATCATTTTACcctaacaaaacaaaaaatagtaaGCACTTGAAAGGATGCCTAGTTTCAGCAGCACAAGTCAAATTCATGCCCCCTATCTGTCCGATTTTGGCCTCCATATTGGCTGTGTTTGAACACGATTAGCCTGAGTGGGTCTCTGCGCCGACGAATTCTGATTCCTGTCCACCCTTTTGTCCTGAAGCCGATGTGCTTGAAATGGTGGATATACGGGTCTCTGTGCCTGAAGCTGAATTTGTGCTTGGATTGGTGGCAGTACAGCTCTCTGTGCATGAAGCTGATGTTGTGCTCGCATTGGTGGCGGTATAGCTCTCTGGGCCTGAAGCTGATGTTGTACTTGTAATGGTGGCTTTATAGCTCTCTGCGCCTGAACTTGCGGCCTAAGGCCATTTCTACTGTAGTTATTTTGATTTCCAGCAGGAGTTCTTGCCACAAACTTCGATACATGTGGCTTAACAAGAGTAGAAATAACTTCATTCTGATTTTGATTCGATGAAATAAGCATAAAGTGGGTCCTCCTGAATGCTTCTGCTATTCTTGTTAGTTGTTTACTGCTTACACCCCTTGCTGCATTAGCTGGCTGCTCAAAGGGATCCTCAACCTGAAtgtcaaaatacaaaaaaagatcAAAATAAAAAAGGCCTAGACCTGGCAGTTTTTTTGGtttatccttttcttttgcttcttaaGGTGGGTGCATGATGGGAAAAAAGGGTGTGGGCGCATGGGGTTTTTGTgtgagtgtgagagagagagagagagagagagagatattttACAAATATTGTGTATGTTTTAGGCAGCCATCTCATGTTGCCCTCAATATCTTCCCACTGGCCAGTGAATGGGCTAATTCCTTGAGCAGAGGCTTTTGAGCTGATGTCGCAGAACTACATAGAGGATCGCAGTTAATTTTTCTTGCAACATTGTTATAGTTTCAAGGTTGTAATCAATATccattaaaaagaaaatatcaaaatagTCCGCAGGTTCAACATCATATGATAAACATGACAGACAATAGAGCCTTGGACAACTTACTACCTTTGCAATGAATGAGATGAAAAGCTCAGACAGAGAACTCTTATTAATCGCTCGTGACTTATTTAATATAAGTCGATTTATATTTGTAGCACATGTTTCTTCAATGAACTTCTCTGCACTAGCCCTAACACCTGCAAAAGCATTTTCCAATAGATTGGTCGAACATTAGGCGTTTAGTTATATAGGTCTAAAACAGAGAATAGGGAGAAGGTAGTTGTAGTAAGACAGATGAGTCAGCTATAGCAGTCCTTTATGTATAAACCAAGTTATATTTGTTTGGACTTCCTATTTGTCCATTTTAATCTGGTACCTGGTATTCACAAATGAATTTAACAGTTGCCACCCATGCATTTGAAAACCCATTGCAGTAGTAAACTATTCCTCTCATACTTCGTGAGCATTGCATTACCATCATTATGCTTTAGAAAACCCGGGACCTTGTGTAATTATAGTTTAGGTATACTTCTGAGGTGAGTGCTGCCCCCAGCCCTTAAAATCCAGAAAAAATCTGCTTAATGTAAATCTATGGTGCACAAAGTCATCAAAGCAAGTAACAAGCATCTCAAGTACCTCAAAGAACTACTCCAATCCAtgtgtcaaaaaaaaaaaaagtacctCAAAGAACTACTCTCTCCCCTTTCATTTTATAACAAGGTATTTGATTGGAAATAGAGTCTAAGGGTTTTTTTTCAGAGACAAAAATACAGTTTAAGCTTGACATATATATTAACGAATTCAAATTCTTGAATGTTGTGAATGTTTTATAGAAATGTAATGGTGTCAAAAATTCAGAATGTTCAAAATGAAAAGTGTCATATTAATATATGAACAGATAAAGTATAACGCAAAACATTGCGGAAATAAGCTCCCGCAAACAAAAGCCTGGTGTTTAAGTGAAGAAGGGTAGAACAGCGATAAAGTATAACGCAAAACATTGCGGAAATAAGCTCCCGCAAACAAAAGCCTGGTGTTTAAGCGAAGAAGGGTAGAACAACGTGCCAATTATCCATCAAATTTTTAACTGTGCACCACTGGCCGTTGGGGATTTCTTGGTTACAAAAAAAGACGGCAAAATATATAGATAGACACTCAAACTTGGTCCAACTCCCAACTGTCATGTTGATACTTAAACTTATCCAATGATCAAGTAGACACTTCAACTTGACACGTGTATGTCTCATGGACACCCGGGTCTAACAGACTTCACGCGTGAACTGCAATCACGGGTGACATGTCAAATGGACAAATTAGCAAATGGCACgtatattttttaaaaacataATAAATTTGtaagtaatttttttatttaaaatagaAAAAGCCTCCCGTCCACCTCCTTCCTCAGCCATTTTCACCACAAACCACCATTATTGACCACTAATTAATTGGTTCTCCCCTCTCCATCTCAAGTACCACCCTCTTTTTTGTCCAACCATTCCTTCAATATCTCTTTTGTGATTGGATTGCGAATTACATAGAGAAAGGAATTGAATTATTAGTTCAATTTCATAGAATCAATGTCTCTATTTCTTGTGTTCTTTAAAGTCTTTAAAAATGGGAGAAATC
This sequence is a window from Nicotiana sylvestris chromosome 3, ASM39365v2, whole genome shotgun sequence. Protein-coding genes within it:
- the LOC104223922 gene encoding protein HESO1, whose protein sequence is MNGYSLLEHTLRNILRSINPLDEDWSMRFQLIDELRAMVENIESLRGATVEPFGSFVSNLFTRWGDLDISIELPNGSYISSAGKKYKLSLLEDVRKALKAKGGYRKLQFITNARVPILKFQGNYNISCDISINNLSGQMKSKILYWINMIDGRFRDMVLLVKEWAKAHNINDSKAGTLNSYSLSLLVVFHFQTCVPAILPPLKEIYPGNMVDDLTGVRASAEKFIEETCATNINRLILNKSRAINKSSLSELFISFIAKFCDISSKASAQGISPFTGQWEDIEGNMRWLPKTYTIFVEDPFEQPANAARGVSSKQLTRIAEAFRRTHFMLISSNQNQNEVISTLVKPHVSKFVARTPAGNQNNYSRNGLRPQVQAQRAIKPPLQVQHQLQAQRAIPPPMRAQHQLHAQRAVLPPIQAQIQLQAQRPVYPPFQAHRLQDKRVDRNQNSSAQRPTQANRVQTQPIWRPKSDR